The following are from one region of the Stanieria sp. NIES-3757 genome:
- a CDS encoding para-aminobenzoate synthase component I, with translation MKQLSPWYWRSLPLNNRTGSQVFAQLFLQSNTIATLLESPFPTPTDQPQLSRYSICAGSPRVVNGKAKVWTPTVGNILPFLRSLRATSRSLLEQPITDCLEVQHLPFTGGWLGWLGYDLAWEIEKLPNFNQDPLPFPVAYWYEPDCFAVLDHQEQLLWLAATQPQQLDSLVHQLETSSCTDEHQFAPTSVNISYLTNQFDYEDSVRQAKKYIQAGDIFQTNLSLRFQTETTKDSWSIYRTLQKINPSPFASYWRSPWGTIISCSPERLIQLEGDLAQTRPIAGTRARGTTPQQDQKLAQELLANVKERAEHIMLVDLERNDLGKVCQWGSVEVDELLVIERYSHVMHLVSNVRGKLKPDCHPVDLIEGMFPGGTITGCPKVRCMEIIEQLEPVRRNLFYGSCGYLDRRGNLDLNILIRTLLYQPINPNQALVYGQVGAGIVADSDPEKEWYESLNKAEAQLAALKLT, from the coding sequence ATGAAACAATTGTCTCCTTGGTATTGGCGATCGCTACCTTTAAATAATCGCACTGGTTCACAAGTTTTTGCTCAATTATTTCTTCAATCAAACACAATCGCTACTCTGTTAGAAAGTCCTTTTCCCACACCAACAGATCAACCCCAACTATCTCGTTATTCAATCTGTGCAGGTTCGCCTCGCGTAGTTAATGGTAAAGCTAAAGTTTGGACTCCAACAGTAGGGAATATTTTACCTTTTTTGCGATCGCTCCGCGCCACTTCGCGATCGCTATTAGAGCAACCAATAACTGATTGTTTAGAAGTTCAGCATTTACCCTTTACAGGAGGTTGGTTGGGTTGGTTGGGTTATGATTTGGCTTGGGAAATTGAAAAGTTACCTAATTTTAATCAAGATCCTTTACCTTTTCCTGTTGCTTATTGGTACGAACCAGATTGTTTTGCCGTCTTAGATCATCAGGAACAACTTCTCTGGTTAGCAGCAACTCAACCCCAACAATTGGATAGCTTAGTACATCAATTAGAAACTTCTTCTTGTACAGACGAACACCAGTTCGCCCCTACATCTGTCAATATCTCCTACCTAACCAATCAGTTTGACTACGAAGATTCCGTTAGACAAGCGAAAAAATATATTCAAGCAGGAGACATCTTTCAAACCAATCTCTCCTTACGCTTTCAAACTGAAACAACCAAAGATAGTTGGTCGATTTATCGCACCCTACAAAAAATTAATCCTTCTCCCTTTGCCAGTTACTGGCGATCGCCTTGGGGGACAATTATTAGTTGTTCACCAGAAAGACTGATTCAACTAGAAGGAGATCTTGCTCAAACTAGACCAATTGCAGGAACAAGAGCGCGTGGTACGACTCCCCAACAAGACCAAAAATTAGCACAGGAATTACTTGCTAACGTCAAAGAAAGAGCCGAACACATCATGTTAGTTGACTTAGAACGTAACGATTTGGGCAAAGTCTGTCAATGGGGTTCAGTTGAAGTAGATGAGTTATTAGTCATTGAACGTTATAGTCACGTCATGCATCTGGTTAGTAATGTCCGAGGTAAACTCAAACCAGATTGCCATCCTGTAGATCTGATCGAAGGAATGTTTCCTGGAGGAACGATTACAGGATGTCCAAAAGTCCGTTGTATGGAAATTATTGAACAATTAGAACCAGTGCGTCGCAACTTATTTTATGGTTCTTGTGGTTATCTAGATCGAAGAGGAAATTTAGATTTAAATATTTTAATTCGTACCTTGTTGTATCAACCCATCAATCCCAATCAAGCTCTAGTTTATGGACAAGTAGGAGCAGGAATTGTTGCCGACAGCGATCCTGAAAAAGAATGGTACGAGTCTTTAAATAAAGCTGAAGCTCAATTAGCAGCCTTGAAACTAACCTAA
- a CDS encoding cobalt transport protein — MDLLRSLPIGLYLEQPVTWLHRLDPRVKLAWLMTFLAAPLLANPYWRLALSGLLVLVTLTAAIPLRVWRQQMGWLLTLCILVFIITAIAPDGLAVNYQSRLPDSGLELPQPGSYQYVIFEQGRFTITRRSLDVAVRISTLIFTLIYSTNLYLLTTAPEEITAGIEDLMGPLRRFKLPITEIALTLTLSLRFIPLVLEEVQNLVRSVRTRAINWNKLGLRRSLKVWLMVVEKLLENLLLRAEQIATAMDVRGFTSPDQHRVQWHQLRLRWRDWLALGSLIPFWLARFLIGGAT, encoded by the coding sequence ATGGACTTATTGCGATCGCTACCTATTGGCTTATACCTCGAACAACCTGTAACTTGGCTCCACAGACTCGATCCGCGAGTTAAATTAGCTTGGTTGATGACTTTTTTAGCTGCACCTTTACTAGCTAACCCCTATTGGAGGTTGGCTTTATCAGGTTTACTCGTCTTAGTAACTTTAACTGCTGCTATTCCCCTCAGAGTTTGGCGACAACAGATGGGTTGGTTACTAACTTTATGTATTTTAGTCTTTATTATTACTGCGATCGCGCCTGATGGTTTGGCAGTTAATTATCAATCTAGATTACCCGATAGCGGCTTAGAACTTCCCCAACCAGGTTCTTATCAATACGTAATTTTTGAACAGGGTAGATTTACTATTACTCGTCGTTCTTTGGATGTGGCGGTCAGAATTAGTACTTTAATTTTTACCCTAATTTATAGTACCAATCTCTACCTACTTACTACCGCTCCTGAAGAGATAACCGCAGGAATAGAAGATTTAATGGGACCTTTGCGACGTTTTAAACTACCCATTACCGAAATTGCTCTAACTTTAACTCTTTCTTTGCGTTTTATACCCTTAGTTTTAGAAGAAGTTCAAAATTTGGTTCGTTCCGTACGGACTAGAGCCATTAATTGGAATAAATTAGGTTTACGAAGAAGTCTCAAAGTTTGGTTGATGGTAGTCGAAAAGTTACTCGAAAACCTGTTACTCAGAGCAGAACAAATTGCTACAGCAATGGACGTTAGAGGTTTTACCAGTCCCGATCAACATCGGGTGCAATGGCATCAATTACGCTTACGTTGGCGAGATTGGTTAGCTTTAGGTAGTTTAATTCCTTTTTGGCTAGCTCGTTTCTTAATCGGGGGCGCAACTTAG
- a CDS encoding exopolysaccharide biosynthesis polyprenyl glycosylphosphotransferase, giving the protein MHGSPNHSCDGTETIKPKYLLLDLRAPRRLQLSNLKKPQVRRLIWIGVGDILALAGAWQIANYFNNFYSPIPSNLIWWSWWGIPSVFWIFTVLTIVLFSYGGLYNNYSQNYIRTGQLISSVYLLSLVLIYFYDPKLDPPRSLFFTAWFSSIVLVMGWRMSSSLIFRQFLVNKRQISVFIIAPALKLPKLAQIIEKRSAYQVVGAALASCAHTQATLQTIINSGATEVLAEDLPQTKLASTLYWKLRHHGIALRLIPSSVEVLHRRGISEICAGIPTLRVEAPLLVGWDYRLKRWLDIFCAAIALIILAPLLIGIAIAIKLSSPGAVFFRQERIGLHGKIFQMWKFRTMVANAAMMQTTLEAQNQTKDGIMFKIKQDPRIISIGHFLRRTSLDELPQLFNVLLGQMSLVGPRPLPLRDVAKMKSWHQIRHQVLPGITGLWQISGRSDLDDFDDAARLDLYYIDNWSLNLDLDILIETVRIVLFGKGAY; this is encoded by the coding sequence ATGCATGGTTCTCCCAATCATAGTTGTGATGGTACAGAGACAATTAAACCAAAATATTTATTATTAGATTTACGCGCACCTCGTCGTCTGCAACTATCTAATTTGAAAAAACCGCAAGTAAGGCGATTAATTTGGATTGGGGTGGGAGATATACTAGCTTTAGCTGGTGCGTGGCAAATTGCTAATTATTTCAACAATTTTTATTCTCCTATACCGAGCAATTTGATTTGGTGGAGTTGGTGGGGTATTCCTAGCGTATTCTGGATTTTTACTGTTTTAACTATTGTCTTGTTTAGCTATGGGGGATTGTATAACAATTACAGTCAGAACTATATTCGCACTGGGCAATTAATCAGTAGTGTTTATTTATTATCTTTAGTCTTAATTTATTTTTACGATCCTAAATTAGACCCACCGCGATCGCTTTTTTTTACAGCTTGGTTTAGTAGTATTGTTTTAGTAATGGGTTGGCGAATGTCAAGTTCATTAATTTTTAGACAATTTTTAGTTAATAAACGGCAAATTTCTGTATTTATTATTGCTCCTGCTTTAAAATTACCCAAACTAGCTCAAATTATTGAAAAACGTTCTGCTTATCAAGTAGTTGGTGCTGCTTTAGCTAGTTGCGCTCATACTCAAGCTACTTTACAAACCATTATTAATTCTGGTGCAACAGAAGTTTTGGCAGAAGATTTACCTCAAACTAAATTGGCTTCTACTCTCTACTGGAAACTCAGACATCATGGCATTGCTTTGCGTTTAATTCCTTCTAGTGTTGAAGTTTTACATCGTCGTGGTATTTCAGAAATTTGTGCAGGAATTCCTACTTTGAGAGTGGAAGCTCCTTTACTCGTCGGTTGGGACTATCGTTTAAAACGATGGTTAGATATCTTTTGTGCTGCGATCGCTTTAATCATACTAGCACCTCTTTTAATTGGTATCGCGATCGCGATTAAGCTTTCTTCTCCTGGTGCAGTTTTTTTTCGTCAAGAAAGAATTGGTTTACACGGAAAAATCTTTCAAATGTGGAAGTTTCGGACAATGGTAGCTAATGCTGCCATGATGCAAACTACTTTGGAAGCCCAAAATCAAACCAAAGATGGAATTATGTTTAAAATCAAACAAGACCCGCGCATTATTTCCATCGGTCATTTTCTCAGACGTACCAGTTTAGATGAATTACCCCAATTATTTAATGTGTTACTCGGTCAAATGAGTTTAGTGGGACCCCGCCCTTTACCGCTTCGAGATGTAGCCAAAATGAAGTCTTGGCATCAAATTCGCCATCAAGTCTTACCAGGAATTACTGGTTTATGGCAAATTTCTGGACGCTCAGATTTAGATGATTTTGATGACGCTGCTCGTTTAGACCTCTACTATATCGATAACTGGTCATTAAATTTAGATCTAGATATTTTGATCGAAACCGTCAGAATTGTGTTATTTGGTAAAGGAGCATATTAG
- the pyrD_1 gene encoding dihydroorotate oxidase: MDLTTTYLGLTLRSPLVVGAAALLTEDLDNLKRMEDAGAAAVVLHSLFEEQLTQEIYGIHHDTTVYNESFAEALTYFPEPAIFHIGSEEYLNHIRRAKEMVNIPIIASLNGSTVGGWTQYARQIEQAGADALELNIYSIPTDIEMTGAAVESIYLDIVSAVTSEVNLPVAVKLSPYFSNIANMAKRLADAGADGLVLFNRFYQPDLDLDNLEIKTNVLLSTPQAMRLPLRWIAILYGTIPVDFAATSGIQTATDVLKMIAVGANVSMLVSVLLRHGIDYLQTIEQGLHQWLEEHEYKSLQQLQGVMSQSNCPEPSTFERVQYMKAIQTYQPDLLKL; this comes from the coding sequence ATGGATTTAACTACAACTTATCTAGGTTTAACATTGCGATCGCCTTTAGTAGTCGGTGCTGCTGCTCTTTTGACCGAAGATCTCGATAACCTGAAACGCATGGAAGATGCTGGTGCAGCAGCCGTAGTCTTACATTCTTTGTTTGAAGAACAATTAACCCAAGAAATTTACGGCATTCATCACGATACTACTGTTTACAATGAAAGCTTTGCCGAAGCATTAACTTATTTTCCCGAACCAGCTATCTTTCATATCGGTTCCGAAGAATATCTCAATCATATTCGCAGAGCCAAAGAGATGGTGAATATCCCAATCATTGCGAGTTTGAATGGTTCTACTGTGGGTGGTTGGACTCAATATGCTCGTCAAATCGAACAAGCAGGAGCAGATGCTTTAGAATTAAATATCTACTCCATTCCCACCGATATTGAAATGACTGGCGCAGCAGTAGAATCTATTTATCTAGATATAGTCAGCGCAGTTACCTCTGAAGTCAATCTTCCTGTAGCAGTTAAACTTAGTCCTTACTTTAGCAATATAGCGAATATGGCAAAAAGACTAGCTGATGCTGGCGCAGATGGACTAGTTTTATTCAATCGTTTCTATCAGCCAGACCTCGATTTAGATAATTTAGAAATTAAAACCAATGTACTGCTTTCTACTCCTCAAGCCATGCGTTTACCCTTACGTTGGATTGCAATTTTGTATGGAACAATTCCTGTTGATTTTGCTGCAACCAGCGGAATTCAAACTGCAACTGATGTTCTCAAAATGATTGCTGTAGGAGCTAATGTTAGTATGCTGGTTAGTGTCTTACTCCGTCACGGTATCGATTATCTTCAAACTATCGAACAAGGATTACATCAGTGGTTAGAAGAACATGAATATAAATCGCTACAGCAACTACAAGGTGTAATGAGTCAAAGCAATTGTCCTGAACCAAGTACTTTTGAGAGAGTACAGTATATGAAAGCAATTCAAACTTATCAACCTGACTTATTAAAACTCTAA
- a CDS encoding sigma 54 modulation protein/ribosomal protein S30EA yields MKLLIQGNNITVTDAINDYVQNKLEKAVKHYQNITTKVDVHLSVAKNARVNNKHKAEVTVYANGTVIRAQEGSENLYASIDMVSDKIARQLRKYKEKLLDQKTQTATKTSELVTEGTVANDLFSDRSPELPNEVVRMKYFAMTPMTIDEALQQLQLVDHDFYMFLNKDTNEINVIYIRNHGGYGVIQPRYNNHEQNGNNHH; encoded by the coding sequence ATGAAGCTTTTGATCCAAGGCAACAACATTACGGTTACCGATGCAATTAATGACTATGTTCAAAACAAATTAGAAAAAGCAGTTAAACACTATCAAAACATCACTACCAAAGTCGACGTACATCTTTCTGTCGCCAAAAATGCTCGTGTTAATAATAAACACAAAGCAGAAGTAACTGTATATGCTAATGGAACAGTAATTCGCGCTCAAGAAGGAAGTGAAAATCTGTATGCCAGCATCGATATGGTATCCGATAAAATCGCCCGTCAATTACGTAAATACAAAGAAAAATTACTCGATCAAAAAACCCAGACTGCTACTAAAACTAGTGAATTAGTTACAGAAGGAACTGTTGCCAACGATTTATTTAGCGATCGCTCTCCTGAACTACCAAATGAAGTAGTCAGGATGAAATACTTCGCTATGACACCAATGACTATTGACGAAGCTTTACAACAACTGCAATTAGTCGATCACGATTTCTATATGTTTCTCAACAAAGACACTAACGAAATCAATGTAATCTATATTCGTAATCATGGTGGTTATGGTGTAATTCAACCTCGTTATAACAACCACGAACAAAACGGTAATAATCATCACTAA
- a CDS encoding lipoate-protein ligase B, with the protein MIQQLNLAQHTRTCLLDNRDLVSYTVAWEYQHSLVEARINNPNLSDVLILLEHPPVYTLGKGASLKFLKFDPKQTNWELYRIERGGEVTYHCPGQLVAYPILNLRFYQPDLHWYLRQLEEVIIRVLDRYQLEGYRIPGLTGVWLEGAKVAAIGIKVRRWITMHGFSLNVCPDLTGFDNIVPCGINNKPVGSLAQFIPNLTVEQIKLDLIKTFAEVFQVKIIN; encoded by the coding sequence TTGATACAGCAACTGAATTTAGCTCAACACACCAGAACTTGTTTACTTGATAATCGAGATTTAGTCTCCTACACTGTCGCTTGGGAGTATCAACATTCTTTAGTTGAGGCTAGGATTAATAATCCTAATTTGTCAGATGTGTTGATTTTATTAGAACATCCACCTGTCTATACTTTGGGTAAAGGAGCTAGTCTGAAGTTTTTAAAATTTGACCCAAAACAAACTAATTGGGAATTATATAGAATTGAAAGAGGTGGAGAAGTAACTTATCATTGTCCCGGTCAATTAGTAGCTTATCCAATCTTAAATTTGCGCTTTTATCAACCAGATTTGCACTGGTATCTTCGACAATTAGAAGAAGTAATTATTCGGGTTTTAGATCGATATCAACTAGAAGGATACCGTATTCCTGGATTAACTGGAGTTTGGTTGGAAGGAGCAAAAGTTGCAGCTATTGGGATTAAAGTCCGCCGTTGGATTACCATGCATGGTTTCTCCCTTAATGTTTGTCCCGACTTGACTGGTTTCGACAATATTGTCCCTTGTGGAATTAACAATAAACCTGTAGGAAGTTTGGCTCAGTTTATTCCTAATCTTACTGTAGAACAAATTAAGCTAGATCTAATCAAAACTTTTGCTGAAGTTTTTCAAGTCAAAATAATTAATTAG
- a CDS encoding HAD family hydrolase — MSLLPIVQAVQNNQLCDVRLLATDMDGTLTSQGKFTSNFLKALEALAQAQIDVVIVTGRSAGWVNGIAHYLPIRGVIAENGGLFYDNKTLRSELLINLNNLAQHRRKLAKIFQVLQNKFNHIQESEDNCFRLTDWTFDLNQLTLVELKEMATICQENGWSFTYSNVQCHIKPLLQDKSLGLQQILKQYFPQITNQQIVTVGDSPNDESLFNQDLFPLSVGVTNILDYCEVLQAQPTYITSKPEGEGFIELAELVLKQKAKDKR, encoded by the coding sequence ATGTCTTTGTTACCTATTGTTCAAGCAGTTCAAAACAATCAACTGTGTGATGTTCGTTTGTTAGCGACCGACATGGATGGTACGCTAACTTCACAAGGCAAATTTACGTCTAATTTTTTAAAAGCTTTAGAAGCATTAGCGCAAGCGCAGATTGATGTTGTTATTGTAACTGGACGTTCGGCAGGTTGGGTCAATGGAATTGCTCATTATTTACCGATTCGTGGTGTGATCGCAGAAAATGGGGGTTTATTTTATGATAATAAAACTTTACGCAGTGAGTTATTAATTAATTTAAATAATCTTGCTCAACATCGTCGAAAGTTAGCTAAAATCTTTCAAGTTTTACAAAATAAATTTAATCACATTCAAGAATCAGAAGATAATTGTTTTCGCTTAACTGATTGGACTTTCGATCTAAACCAATTAACTCTTGTAGAATTAAAAGAGATGGCAACTATTTGTCAAGAGAACGGTTGGAGTTTTACTTATAGTAATGTCCAGTGTCACATTAAGCCTTTACTACAAGATAAATCTCTTGGTTTACAACAGATTTTAAAACAATATTTTCCTCAAATAACTAATCAACAAATAGTAACTGTTGGTGATAGTCCCAATGACGAATCTCTTTTTAATCAAGATTTATTTCCTTTATCTGTAGGCGTGACAAATATTTTAGATTATTGTGAAGTTCTTCAAGCTCAACCTACCTATATTACTAGCAAACCTGAAGGTGAAGGTTTTATTGAATTAGCAGAATTAGTATTAAAACAAAAGGCAAAAGACAAAAGGTAG
- a CDS encoding Saccharopine dehydrogenase: MTNKKVLVIGGGRIGSSVAQDLLTHTDAEVIVTSRQPKILQPPLKFLQLELDNLEQLKKTIDSVDLVIHCAGPFHYRDGRVLKTCIEKRINYLDVSDHRSFYEKVISYQDEARAAGVTAILNTGIFPGISNSMVRQGVEQFEQPEKIHLSYVVAGSGGAGITVMRTTFLGLREKFAAWIDGKWQKILPYTEREIIEFPKPYGKTGVYWFDVPETYTFAHSFPVKTVITKFGSIPDLYNHLTWITANIFPSAWIESKKGIEFFSRVSYLMTSVTDRWSGIGVAMRAEITGIKDNKLRKYCSTMTHQNTAIAAGAGTGSVAQLLLEGKLNQPGIYPVEQALPTHLFMAAMDSRGIKINRQWLD, translated from the coding sequence ATGACAAATAAAAAAGTTTTAGTAATTGGCGGCGGCAGAATTGGTAGCAGTGTCGCTCAAGATCTGCTTACTCATACTGATGCAGAAGTAATTGTTACTTCTCGTCAACCAAAAATATTACAACCTCCTTTAAAATTTTTACAATTAGAACTGGATAATTTAGAACAATTAAAAAAAACAATTGATTCTGTAGATTTAGTAATTCATTGTGCGGGACCTTTTCATTATCGAGATGGTCGAGTTTTAAAAACTTGCATAGAAAAAAGAATAAATTATCTTGATGTTAGCGATCATCGTTCTTTTTATGAAAAAGTAATTTCTTATCAAGATGAGGCGAGAGCAGCAGGAGTAACTGCTATTTTGAATACAGGTATTTTTCCAGGTATTTCTAATAGTATGGTACGCCAAGGAGTAGAACAATTTGAGCAACCAGAAAAAATCCATTTAAGTTATGTTGTAGCAGGTTCTGGTGGTGCTGGTATTACTGTAATGAGAACCACTTTTTTAGGATTGAGAGAAAAATTTGCAGCTTGGATTGATGGTAAATGGCAGAAAATTTTACCTTATACAGAAAGAGAAATAATTGAATTTCCTAAACCTTATGGGAAAACTGGAGTTTATTGGTTTGATGTTCCAGAAACTTATACCTTTGCTCACTCTTTTCCTGTCAAAACTGTAATTACCAAATTTGGTTCTATTCCTGATTTGTATAATCATTTAACTTGGATTACTGCAAATATTTTTCCTTCAGCATGGATTGAGAGTAAAAAAGGTATTGAATTTTTTTCTCGTGTTAGTTATTTGATGACTTCTGTAACAGATCGTTGGAGTGGAATTGGGGTAGCCATGCGAGCAGAAATTACAGGAATAAAAGATAATAAATTAAGAAAATATTGTTCAACCATGACTCACCAAAATACTGCGATCGCAGCAGGGGCTGGTACTGGTAGTGTTGCTCAATTACTATTAGAAGGAAAATTAAATCAACCAGGTATTTATCCTGTTGAACAAGCTTTACCTACCCATCTATTTATGGCTGCTATGGATAGTCGTGGAATTAAAATTAATCGACAATGGCTTGATTAA